Proteins encoded by one window of Streptococcus suis S735:
- the metF gene encoding methylenetetrahydrofolate reductase [NAD(P)H]: MIGQTPSLSFEIFPPKPAVGNEKIIQTLDEMQGLAPHFISVTCSNNNLNVEETTVKLANHVRNELHIPTIAHLPAAYLTKEKVRSVLHSLDEIGVHQILALRGDIIEGLPPKEDFQYATDLISFIKEEAPHFDIIGACYPEVHPESPNSVSDIKNLKKKVDAGCSTLVTQLFFDNEAFYNFQEKCSLADIEVPIIAGIMPIINKNQALRLLKTCENIRLPRKFKAILEKYEHNPESLRAAGLAYAVDQIVDLVTNDVAGIHLYTMNNAETARTIHQATHSLFKHYS; this comes from the coding sequence ATGATTGGTCAAACCCCAAGTCTCTCATTTGAAATTTTTCCTCCAAAACCAGCAGTAGGCAATGAAAAGATTATCCAAACTCTCGATGAGATGCAAGGTTTGGCCCCTCATTTTATCAGTGTTACATGCAGCAATAACAATTTGAACGTAGAAGAGACTACTGTCAAGTTGGCTAACCATGTTCGCAATGAATTGCATATTCCAACTATCGCACATTTGCCAGCTGCTTACTTGACAAAAGAAAAGGTCCGATCCGTTCTTCATTCTCTCGATGAAATTGGTGTACATCAGATTTTAGCACTTCGTGGCGATATTATTGAAGGTCTTCCCCCTAAAGAGGACTTTCAGTATGCAACTGACTTGATTTCCTTTATCAAGGAAGAAGCCCCACATTTTGACATTATTGGAGCCTGTTATCCAGAAGTACATCCAGAATCACCAAATTCTGTCTCAGACATCAAAAATTTGAAAAAGAAAGTTGATGCCGGTTGCTCAACCTTGGTAACTCAACTCTTCTTCGATAACGAAGCATTTTATAACTTTCAGGAGAAATGTTCTCTAGCAGACATCGAAGTGCCTATTATCGCAGGTATTATGCCTATTATCAACAAGAATCAGGCACTTCGACTCTTGAAAACCTGTGAGAATATCCGCCTCCCTCGTAAATTCAAGGCCATCTTGGAAAAATACGAGCACAATCCTGAATCTCTTCGGGCAGCAGGTCTGGCCTATGCTGTAGATCAAATTGTTGACTTAGTGACCAATGATGTGGCTGGTATCCATCTCTACACTATGAACAACGCTGAAACAGCACGCACCATCCATCAGGCAACTCATTCGCTATTCAAACATTATAGTTAG
- a CDS encoding PTS sugar transporter subunit IIB translates to MSIGIIIASHGEFAAGIHQSGSMIFGEQEKVQVVTFMPSEGPDDLYAKLNAAVDAFDADDEVLVLADLWSGSPFNQASRVAGENPDRKFAIITGLNLPMLIQAYTERMINAAAGVEEVAANIIKEAKDGIKVLPEELQPAEAAPVADAAPVALQGAIPPGTVIGDGKLKINLARIDTRLLHGQVATGWTPASKADRIIVASDTVAKDELRKQLIKQAAPGNVKANVVPIKKLIEVSKDPRFGNTHALILFETPQEALEAIEGGVEIKELNVGSMAHSTGKTMVNNVLSMDKDDVATFEKLRDLGVEFDVRKVPNDSKKDLFELINKANVQ, encoded by the coding sequence ATGAGTATTGGAATCATTATTGCAAGTCATGGCGAATTTGCTGCTGGTATTCATCAGTCAGGTTCAATGATCTTTGGCGAACAAGAAAAAGTACAAGTTGTTACTTTTATGCCAAGTGAAGGTCCAGATGATTTATACGCTAAGCTAAATGCTGCCGTGGACGCATTCGATGCCGATGATGAAGTTTTGGTTTTGGCTGACCTTTGGAGTGGTTCACCATTCAACCAAGCAAGCCGTGTAGCTGGTGAAAATCCAGATCGTAAGTTTGCTATCATCACCGGTCTAAACTTGCCAATGCTTATCCAAGCTTACACAGAGCGTATGATTAACGCTGCTGCTGGCGTGGAAGAAGTTGCGGCAAACATTATCAAGGAAGCCAAAGATGGTATCAAAGTTCTTCCAGAAGAACTTCAACCAGCTGAAGCTGCTCCTGTTGCCGATGCTGCTCCTGTTGCACTACAAGGTGCTATCCCTCCAGGTACTGTTATCGGTGATGGCAAGTTGAAAATCAACTTAGCCCGTATCGACACTCGTCTCTTGCACGGTCAAGTGGCGACTGGTTGGACTCCTGCTTCCAAAGCAGATCGTATCATCGTTGCATCAGATACAGTTGCCAAAGATGAATTGCGCAAACAACTCATCAAACAAGCTGCACCTGGTAACGTAAAAGCGAACGTTGTCCCAATCAAGAAATTGATTGAGGTTTCTAAAGACCCTCGATTCGGTAACACACACGCCTTGATTCTTTTCGAAACTCCTCAAGAAGCTCTTGAAGCAATTGAAGGTGGTGTTGAAATCAAAGAATTGAACGTTGGTTCTATGGCTCACTCAACTGGTAAAACAATGGTTAACAACGTATTGTCAATGGACAAAGATGACGTTGCAACCTTTGAAAAATTGCGTGACCTTGGCGTTGAATTTGATGTGCGTAAAGTACCAAACGATTCGAAGAAAGACTTGTTTGAACTTATCAACAAGGCAAACGTTCAATAA
- the serS gene encoding serine--tRNA ligase has product MLDIKRIRTDFDGVAAKLATRGVAAETLANIKELDAKRREILVTVEELKAERNTVSAEIAQAKRNKENADDKIAAMQKLSADVKNLDAQLLEIDEELNAIITVLPNTPHDSVPVGADEEENVEVRRWGTPREFTFEPKAHWDLGEDLDILDWERGAKVTGARFLFYKNLGARLERALYNFMLDEHIAEGYQEIITPYMVNHDSMFGTGQYPKFKEDTFELADTNFVLIPTAEVPLTNYYRNEILEEKDLPIYFTAMSPSFRSEAGSAGRDTRGLIRLHQFHKVEMVKFATPEQSYDELEKMTANAENILQKLGLPYRVLALCTGDMGFSAAKTYDLEVWIPAQNAYREISSCSNTEDFQARRAQIRYRDAADGKVKLLHTLNGSGLAVGRTVAAILENYQNEDGSVTIPEVLRPYMGGVEVIKP; this is encoded by the coding sequence ATGCTAGATATCAAACGTATTCGTACTGATTTTGACGGAGTGGCTGCCAAATTAGCTACTCGTGGTGTGGCTGCTGAAACCTTGGCAAACATCAAGGAATTGGATGCAAAACGCCGTGAAATCTTGGTTACTGTAGAAGAATTAAAAGCAGAGCGCAACACCGTTTCTGCGGAGATTGCCCAAGCAAAACGCAATAAGGAAAACGCTGACGACAAGATTGCTGCCATGCAGAAACTGTCTGCGGATGTGAAAAACTTAGACGCTCAGCTTTTGGAAATCGATGAAGAATTAAACGCCATCATCACCGTTCTTCCAAATACGCCGCACGATTCTGTTCCAGTTGGTGCGGATGAAGAAGAAAACGTAGAGGTTCGCCGTTGGGGAACACCTCGTGAATTCACTTTCGAGCCAAAAGCTCACTGGGATTTGGGCGAAGACCTAGATATTCTGGACTGGGAACGTGGCGCAAAAGTAACTGGTGCACGCTTCCTCTTCTACAAGAACTTGGGTGCTCGCTTAGAACGTGCCCTCTACAACTTCATGTTGGACGAGCATATCGCAGAAGGCTACCAAGAAATCATCACGCCTTACATGGTCAACCACGACTCTATGTTTGGTACTGGTCAATATCCTAAGTTCAAGGAAGATACTTTTGAGTTGGCAGACACTAACTTCGTCCTCATCCCAACTGCGGAAGTGCCGTTGACCAACTACTACCGCAACGAGATTCTGGAAGAAAAAGACCTGCCAATCTACTTCACAGCCATGAGCCCATCTTTCCGTTCTGAAGCTGGTTCTGCCGGTCGTGACACCCGTGGTCTTATCCGCCTTCACCAATTCCACAAGGTTGAAATGGTCAAATTTGCCACACCAGAACAGTCTTATGATGAATTGGAAAAAATGACAGCAAACGCAGAGAATATTCTCCAAAAACTAGGCTTGCCTTACCGCGTTTTGGCCCTCTGTACAGGCGATATGGGCTTCTCAGCTGCTAAGACCTATGACTTGGAAGTCTGGATTCCTGCCCAAAATGCCTACCGTGAAATTTCAAGCTGTTCCAACACAGAAGATTTCCAAGCTCGTCGCGCCCAAATCCGCTACCGCGATGCTGCTGACGGTAAAGTCAAATTGCTCCACACCCTCAACGGTTCTGGTCTAGCGGTTGGTCGTACAGTGGCTGCCATCCTTGAAAACTATCAAAATGAAGACGGTTCTGTCACCATTCCAGAAGTTCTCCGTCCATACATGGGTGGGGTAGAAGTGATTAAACCTTAA
- a CDS encoding DUF956 family protein has product MAQSQNTSVELQTTGVSYMGFGGKVGKFLIGDKALEFYPDSNVERYIQIPWSEMTSIGANVSGKAISRHFEIYTEKSRFLFASKDSGKILKIAREHIGNEKVVKLPTLMQTIGRKISNLFAKK; this is encoded by the coding sequence ATGGCACAATCACAAAATACAAGCGTTGAACTACAAACCACAGGGGTTTCCTACATGGGCTTTGGTGGCAAGGTTGGTAAATTTCTAATTGGTGACAAGGCACTTGAATTCTACCCAGATAGCAACGTTGAACGCTATATCCAGATTCCTTGGTCAGAAATGACTAGCATTGGCGCAAACGTTTCTGGCAAAGCAATCAGCCGTCATTTTGAAATTTATACAGAGAAAAGTCGATTCTTGTTTGCATCTAAAGATTCTGGTAAGATTCTTAAAATTGCCCGTGAGCATATCGGCAATGAAAAAGTTGTGAAATTACCGACTCTTATGCAAACAATCGGCAGAAAAATTTCGAATCTATTTGCCAAAAAATAA
- a CDS encoding PTS system mannose/fructose/sorbose family transporter subunit IID, with amino-acid sequence MSEKIQLSVSDRKKVWWRSTFLQGSWNYERMQNLGWAYAMIPAIKKLYTKKEDQAAALERHLEFFNTHPYVASPILGVTLALEEERANGAEIDDTAIQGVKIGMMGPLAGIGDPVFWFTVRPILGALGASLALSGNIMGPIIFFLGWNIIRMAFLWYTQEFGYKAGSEITKDMSGGILQDITKGASILGMFILAVLVQRWVSITFAVDLPAKQLSEGAYIVFPEGTVTGAELKGILGQALSGLSLEPTQAQTLQGQLDSLIPGLMGLLLTFLCMHLLKKKVTPITMIIGLFIVGILARFFGIM; translated from the coding sequence ATGTCAGAAAAAATTCAACTTTCCGTAAGCGATCGTAAAAAAGTTTGGTGGCGTTCAACCTTCCTTCAAGGTTCATGGAACTATGAGCGTATGCAAAACTTAGGTTGGGCTTATGCAATGATCCCAGCTATCAAAAAACTTTACACTAAAAAAGAAGATCAAGCTGCTGCTCTTGAGCGCCACTTGGAATTCTTCAACACACACCCATACGTTGCTTCACCAATCCTTGGTGTAACTCTTGCCCTTGAAGAAGAGCGTGCTAATGGTGCTGAAATCGATGACACAGCTATCCAAGGTGTGAAAATCGGTATGATGGGACCTCTTGCTGGTATCGGTGACCCAGTCTTCTGGTTTACTGTTCGTCCAATCCTTGGTGCTCTTGGTGCTTCACTTGCACTATCTGGAAATATCATGGGACCAATCATCTTCTTCCTTGGCTGGAACATCATTCGTATGGCCTTCCTATGGTATACACAAGAATTTGGTTACAAAGCTGGTAGCGAAATCACTAAAGACATGTCTGGTGGTATCCTTCAAGACATCACTAAAGGTGCTTCAATCCTTGGTATGTTCATCCTTGCCGTTCTTGTTCAACGTTGGGTATCTATTACTTTCGCTGTAGATCTTCCTGCTAAACAATTGTCAGAAGGTGCTTACATCGTCTTCCCAGAAGGTACTGTTACTGGTGCTGAGTTGAAAGGTATTCTTGGTCAAGCTCTTAGCGGACTTAGCCTTGAACCAACTCAAGCTCAAACATTACAAGGTCAGTTGGACAGCTTGATTCCTGGTTTGATGGGACTTCTCCTTACTTTCCTCTGCATGCACTTGCTTAAGAAGAAAGTAACACCAATCACAATGATTATCGGTCTCTTCATCGTAGGTATTCTTGCTCGTTTCTTCGGAATTATGTAA
- the metE gene encoding 5-methyltetrahydropteroyltriglutamate--homocysteine S-methyltransferase, translated as MTTTIIGFPRIGEHRELKFITEKYFRNEIPQEELLEAAKDLRAKHWNIVKEAGITEIPSNDFSHYDNVLDAAVLFNIIPKAVQDLELTDLEKYFALARGYQGEKGDVRARPMKKWFNTNYHYIVPAIEKDTEIKLAGHKIFDEFQEAKNLGITTRPVLIGPFTLLQLTDFEEGLTATNFADSLVAAYGQVFEKLAELGAEKIQLDEPSLVKDLTAEEKALFLRIYQTLLADKKGLQVLIQTYFGDVRDIYTELTSLPVDAIGLDFVEGKETAALVATGFPADKTLYAGIVNGKNIWRNNYEKSLAVLDAIPAENVVITTSCSLLHVPFTTANEEFEPAILNHFAFAVEKLSELRDLDAIRNGQGEVALTANKELFALERVGRDAALADRLAGLTDTDYTRLPVFAERESIQREKLNLPLLPTTTIGSFPQTKEVRSTRLAFRKGNISEEEYDAFVKTQTDEWIAWQEEVDFDVLVHGEFERNDMVEYFGENLSGYLFSKNGWVQSYGMRGVKPPIIWGDVTRLNPITVKWSSYAQSRTNKPVKGMLTGPVTILNWSFPREDISIKESTLQIALAIKEEVLDLEAAGIKIIQIDEAALREKLPLRRSDWYSEYLDWAIPAFRLVHSTVAPDTQIHTHMCYSEFTDIIPAIDNMDADVISFEASRSNLVILDELKAKNFQTQVGPGVYDIHSPRVPAVDEIAHTIQAILAKVPKEKVWINPDCGLKTRGESETKASLIHLTQAAKAARKEL; from the coding sequence ATGACTACTACTATTATCGGCTTCCCACGTATCGGAGAACACCGTGAGTTAAAATTTATCACTGAAAAATACTTTAGAAATGAAATTCCACAAGAAGAGCTTTTGGAAGCAGCTAAAGACTTACGTGCTAAGCACTGGAATATTGTTAAAGAAGCAGGCATTACTGAAATCCCAAGCAACGACTTCTCACACTATGACAATGTTTTGGATGCGGCAGTACTCTTCAACATCATACCCAAAGCTGTTCAAGACCTTGAATTAACAGACCTTGAAAAATACTTCGCTCTTGCACGTGGTTATCAAGGAGAAAAAGGGGACGTTCGTGCTAGACCGATGAAAAAATGGTTCAACACCAACTACCACTATATCGTTCCAGCTATTGAAAAAGATACAGAAATCAAACTAGCCGGTCATAAGATTTTCGATGAATTCCAAGAAGCAAAGAACTTGGGCATCACAACTCGTCCAGTTTTGATTGGTCCATTCACACTCTTACAATTAACTGATTTTGAAGAAGGTTTAACTGCTACTAATTTCGCTGATAGCTTAGTTGCAGCCTACGGACAAGTCTTTGAAAAATTAGCAGAGCTTGGTGCTGAAAAAATCCAGCTGGACGAACCTAGCTTGGTCAAGGATTTGACTGCTGAAGAAAAAGCCCTTTTCCTACGTATCTACCAAACACTCTTGGCAGATAAGAAAGGTTTGCAAGTTCTCATCCAAACCTACTTCGGTGATGTTCGTGATATTTACACAGAATTGACCAGCCTACCAGTTGATGCCATCGGTCTTGACTTTGTAGAAGGCAAGGAAACGGCTGCACTTGTTGCAACTGGTTTCCCTGCTGACAAGACCCTCTACGCTGGTATCGTCAACGGTAAAAATATCTGGCGCAACAACTACGAAAAGAGCCTGGCTGTTTTGGATGCTATTCCAGCTGAAAATGTCGTTATAACAACTTCTTGCTCCCTTCTTCATGTACCTTTCACAACAGCAAATGAAGAATTTGAACCAGCTATCCTCAACCACTTTGCCTTTGCAGTTGAAAAACTGAGCGAATTGCGTGATTTGGATGCCATCCGTAACGGTCAAGGCGAAGTTGCTCTCACAGCTAACAAGGAACTCTTTGCCCTTGAGCGTGTTGGTCGTGATGCAGCCCTTGCAGACCGTCTTGCAGGACTGACAGACACTGACTATACACGCCTACCAGTCTTTGCAGAGCGTGAATCCATTCAACGCGAGAAGCTAAACTTACCACTTCTTCCAACAACCACTATCGGTTCCTTCCCTCAAACCAAGGAAGTCCGTAGCACACGCTTGGCCTTTCGCAAAGGAAACATCTCAGAAGAAGAATACGATGCATTTGTCAAAACTCAAACAGATGAGTGGATTGCATGGCAAGAAGAAGTTGACTTCGACGTACTTGTACACGGTGAATTCGAGCGTAACGACATGGTAGAATACTTCGGTGAAAACCTGTCTGGCTACCTCTTCAGTAAAAACGGTTGGGTACAATCCTACGGTATGCGTGGAGTTAAACCACCAATTATCTGGGGTGATGTAACACGCTTGAACCCAATTACTGTCAAATGGTCTAGCTATGCTCAAAGCCGTACCAACAAACCAGTTAAAGGTATGTTGACAGGTCCTGTAACCATCCTCAACTGGTCATTCCCACGCGAAGATATTTCTATCAAAGAATCAACCCTTCAAATTGCTCTTGCTATCAAGGAAGAAGTTCTTGACCTTGAAGCAGCGGGTATCAAGATTATCCAAATCGACGAAGCAGCCCTTCGTGAAAAACTACCACTCCGTCGTAGCGACTGGTACAGCGAGTATCTTGATTGGGCAATCCCTGCCTTCCGTTTAGTACACTCAACTGTTGCACCAGATACACAAATTCACACCCACATGTGCTATAGCGAATTTACTGACATCATTCCTGCCATCGACAATATGGATGCGGACGTTATCTCCTTTGAAGCCAGCCGTTCAAATCTTGTTATCCTAGATGAACTTAAGGCTAAGAACTTCCAAACTCAGGTAGGTCCTGGTGTCTATGACATCCACTCGCCACGTGTCCCTGCCGTTGATGAAATTGCACACACTATTCAAGCCATCCTTGCTAAAGTACCGAAAGAAAAAGTTTGGATTAACCCAGACTGCGGACTCAAGACTCGTGGCGAATCAGAAACAAAAGCTAGTCTTATCCACTTGACTCAAGCAGCTAAGGCAGCCAGAAAGGAACTCTAA
- a CDS encoding NCS2 family permease — protein sequence MDQFFKLKEHGTTVSTEIMAGLTTFFAMSYILFVNPSVLSVAGMPTQAVFLATIIASAVSTLVMGLFANVPYALAPGMGLNAFFTYTVVIGLGFTWQEALAMVFLCGLFNVFITVTKVRKSIIKAIPVSLQHAIGGGIGVFVAYLGFKNSNLITFLTSGSDIITVNGVAPADATAETFSNGVFSVFAGGGVVPGISTFTDPSVLLTVFGLLLTAVLVIKNVRGAILIGIIATTVAGIPAGVVDLSTIDFANNNTGTAFAELGTTFLAAFDGLSSLFADSSRLPLVLMTIFAFSLSDTFDTLGTFIGTGRKTGIFSEEDEKALENGTGFNSKMDKALFADAIGTSIGALFGTSNTTTYVESAAGISAGGRTGLTAVTTAVLFLLSILILPFIGIVPNAATAPALIIVGVMMVSSFLDVDWSHFEDALPAFFAAFFMALCFSISYGIAAAFIFYCLVKVSTGKAKEIHPILWGATALFILNFIILAIL from the coding sequence ATGGATCAATTTTTTAAATTGAAAGAACATGGAACGACTGTTTCTACGGAAATTATGGCAGGACTTACGACTTTCTTTGCCATGTCCTATATTTTGTTCGTTAACCCGAGCGTATTGAGTGTGGCAGGTATGCCAACACAGGCTGTTTTCTTGGCTACAATAATTGCCAGTGCTGTATCAACGCTTGTTATGGGATTATTTGCTAACGTACCTTACGCCTTGGCACCAGGTATGGGGTTGAATGCCTTCTTTACCTATACAGTGGTTATTGGTCTTGGTTTTACTTGGCAAGAAGCTTTGGCAATGGTTTTCCTCTGCGGTTTGTTTAACGTTTTTATCACAGTTACAAAGGTTCGTAAGAGTATTATCAAGGCGATTCCAGTTAGTTTACAACATGCCATCGGTGGTGGTATCGGTGTATTCGTTGCCTATCTTGGTTTTAAAAACTCTAATTTAATCACCTTCTTGACATCTGGTTCAGATATTATTACTGTAAATGGTGTTGCTCCGGCAGATGCAACAGCAGAAACATTCTCAAACGGTGTTTTCTCAGTTTTTGCTGGTGGTGGTGTCGTACCTGGTATTTCAACCTTTACTGATCCAAGTGTTCTCTTGACAGTGTTCGGTCTTCTTTTGACAGCTGTTTTGGTTATTAAGAACGTGCGTGGTGCAATTTTGATTGGTATTATTGCAACGACTGTAGCTGGAATTCCAGCAGGTGTTGTGGATCTGTCTACAATCGATTTTGCAAATAACAATACCGGTACAGCCTTTGCGGAGCTTGGTACAACTTTCCTAGCGGCTTTTGATGGTCTATCTTCGCTCTTTGCTGACTCAAGCCGTCTACCACTTGTTTTGATGACTATCTTTGCATTCAGCTTGTCAGATACCTTTGATACACTTGGTACCTTTATCGGTACAGGTCGTAAGACTGGTATTTTCTCAGAAGAAGATGAAAAAGCTCTCGAAAATGGTACAGGCTTTAACTCTAAGATGGACAAGGCGCTCTTTGCAGATGCGATTGGTACCTCTATCGGTGCACTATTTGGTACGTCAAATACAACGACATATGTTGAATCGGCTGCAGGTATCTCTGCAGGTGGTCGTACTGGTCTGACAGCTGTTACAACTGCCGTTCTCTTCTTGCTATCAATTTTGATTTTACCATTCATTGGAATTGTGCCAAATGCTGCAACAGCTCCAGCCTTGATTATCGTCGGTGTCATGATGGTTTCATCCTTCCTTGATGTTGATTGGAGCCACTTTGAAGATGCGCTTCCAGCCTTCTTTGCCGCCTTCTTCATGGCGCTTTGCTTCTCTATCTCTTACGGTATTGCAGCCGCCTTTATCTTCTATTGCTTGGTAAAAGTTTCGACAGGTAAGGCTAAAGAAATTCATCCAATCCTTTGGGGTGCCACAGCTCTATTTATTCTGAATTTCATCATTCTAGCCATCTTGTAA
- a CDS encoding Cof-type HAD-IIB family hydrolase, whose protein sequence is MKKKIIAIDLDGTLLNNDSQLSDYTISTIKKVRQAGHTVLIATGRPYRMAEKFYQQLELDTPMINFNGSLVHIPGKKWQWEQNILIDKKYLLEFLKEEETFEADFIAGEYKNKFYITQKNLDKIDPALMGVEQITPDTLIKPELITSDPHSILMQTRATDKYELAKEMNAYFKDELEINTWGGPLNILETCAKGVNKATALSYVLNLYQASPSDLIAFGDEHNDVEMLDLAGTAYAMKNCSDTLRPHADRLTAFANFEDGVARELENLFL, encoded by the coding sequence ATGAAGAAAAAAATCATAGCTATCGATTTGGACGGCACATTGCTCAATAATGATAGCCAATTATCTGATTATACCATCTCAACTATAAAGAAGGTCCGCCAAGCAGGACACACCGTTCTTATCGCCACAGGTCGCCCCTATCGAATGGCTGAAAAATTTTACCAACAACTAGAACTGGATACTCCCATGATTAATTTCAACGGTTCTTTAGTTCACATCCCTGGAAAGAAATGGCAATGGGAACAAAATATTTTAATCGACAAAAAATACCTACTCGAATTTCTAAAAGAAGAAGAAACATTCGAGGCAGATTTTATTGCTGGTGAATACAAGAATAAATTCTACATCACTCAAAAGAACTTAGACAAGATTGATCCTGCTCTGATGGGAGTTGAACAGATTACTCCTGATACACTCATCAAACCTGAATTAATCACTAGTGATCCTCATTCCATCCTTATGCAGACTCGTGCAACTGATAAGTATGAACTTGCAAAAGAAATGAATGCCTATTTCAAAGATGAATTAGAAATCAATACGTGGGGCGGACCATTAAATATCCTCGAAACTTGTGCAAAAGGCGTCAATAAGGCAACCGCTCTGAGCTATGTTCTTAACCTCTACCAAGCCTCTCCTAGCGACTTAATTGCCTTCGGCGATGAGCACAACGATGTTGAGATGCTAGACCTAGCAGGAACAGCCTATGCCATGAAAAATTGTAGCGATACACTTCGTCCGCATGCCGACAGATTGACAGCATTTGCTAATTTTGAAGATGGTGTCGCACGTGAACTAGAAAACCTATTTTTATAG
- a CDS encoding PTS mannose/fructose/sorbose transporter subunit IIC, which translates to MSDITLISAILVVIVAFFAGLEGILDEFQFHQPLVACTLIGLVTGNLAAGVMLGGSLQMIALGWANIGAAVAPDAALASVAAAIIMIKGGDFSTEGIAVATTTAIPLAVAGLFLTMIVRTISVGLVHGADNAAKDANFAAVERYHLFALLLQGLRIAVPAALLLAIPAEAVQAVLESMPAWLSGGMAVGGGMVVAVGYAMVINMMATREVWPFFALGFAFAAISKLTLIALGVIGVAIALIYLNLSKQGGSGNGGASSNDPIGDILEDY; encoded by the coding sequence ATGTCAGATATTACACTTATTTCTGCAATTCTCGTTGTCATCGTTGCCTTCTTCGCTGGTCTTGAAGGTATCCTTGACGAATTCCAATTCCATCAACCATTGGTAGCTTGTACCCTTATCGGTCTTGTGACTGGTAACTTGGCTGCAGGTGTTATGCTTGGTGGTTCTCTACAAATGATTGCACTTGGTTGGGCAAACATTGGTGCAGCTGTTGCACCTGACGCTGCTCTTGCTTCTGTAGCTGCTGCAATCATCATGATCAAAGGTGGCGACTTCTCAACTGAAGGTATTGCCGTTGCAACAACAACTGCTATCCCTCTTGCCGTAGCTGGTCTTTTCCTTACAATGATCGTTCGTACTATCTCAGTCGGTCTTGTACACGGTGCTGACAATGCTGCTAAAGATGCAAACTTCGCTGCTGTAGAACGTTACCACTTGTTTGCTCTTCTCCTTCAAGGTTTGCGTATCGCAGTTCCTGCGGCTCTTCTTCTTGCAATTCCTGCAGAAGCTGTTCAAGCAGTTCTTGAATCTATGCCAGCTTGGTTGTCAGGTGGTATGGCCGTTGGTGGTGGTATGGTTGTTGCCGTAGGTTATGCTATGGTTATCAACATGATGGCAACTCGTGAAGTATGGCCATTCTTCGCACTTGGTTTTGCATTTGCTGCTATCAGCAAATTGACACTTATCGCACTTGGTGTTATCGGTGTTGCAATCGCTCTTATCTACCTCAACTTGTCAAAACAAGGCGGATCAGGTAACGGTGGTGCTTCATCTAACGACCCAATCGGCGACATCCTTGAAGACTACTAA